One window of Chamaesiphon minutus PCC 6605 genomic DNA carries:
- a CDS encoding ParM/StbA family protein, with translation MASNIEHLYAVVDYGSSSLKFVYSQELDENPHYFMMEPETIEIPAASIDECRQNFNTYPVGHAFVGIGGRYYAVGELARTRFHSTMNYHEPKTNNAICRTLAAIAVAVRLCRIKTGKIRLFLCCVLPPGELLDRDILEDDLRQALTSFETPIGELRVQLKYFNCHPEGGGLSLFYEHKRGDLGDRSLGVIMMGHRNSSCFKLANNTYSSFRSCDLGFIWMVNYIRSRTSGYQDNDLTVAVATYLLGKEENKAPLLKLLLRNTETGREKELDRLIEAIASAKIEFWQSLSQWLRIQLPNIDEIVFGGGVGRIFAQEIVDRFENKLSNVPGENHQAIYINGGLIYPEGTSIPVELQDRFADVQCLWEKDILPIAKSYHGKDTL, from the coding sequence ATGGCTAGTAATATAGAGCATTTATACGCAGTTGTAGATTACGGAAGCAGCTCGCTCAAGTTTGTCTACAGCCAAGAACTCGACGAAAATCCTCACTACTTCATGATGGAACCTGAAACGATCGAGATTCCTGCTGCTTCGATCGATGAATGTAGACAAAATTTTAATACCTATCCAGTCGGACATGCTTTCGTGGGAATCGGAGGTCGTTACTATGCTGTTGGCGAATTAGCTCGAACTAGATTCCATTCGACGATGAATTATCACGAGCCAAAAACTAATAATGCTATTTGCCGCACCTTAGCAGCAATAGCAGTGGCGGTACGACTGTGTAGAATCAAGACTGGCAAAATCAGGTTATTCCTTTGCTGTGTGCTGCCTCCTGGCGAACTCCTAGACCGCGATATTCTGGAGGACGATCTCAGACAGGCGTTGACAAGCTTTGAAACGCCAATCGGCGAGCTTCGAGTCCAGCTCAAGTACTTTAATTGCCATCCTGAAGGTGGTGGATTATCGCTGTTTTACGAACACAAACGCGGCGATTTAGGCGATCGATCGCTGGGTGTAATCATGATGGGACACAGAAATTCAAGCTGCTTTAAGCTCGCCAACAATACTTATAGCTCTTTTCGGTCTTGCGATCTGGGATTTATCTGGATGGTGAATTACATTCGATCGCGAACTTCAGGCTATCAAGATAACGATCTTACTGTTGCAGTTGCAACTTACTTACTCGGTAAAGAAGAGAATAAAGCACCGCTACTCAAACTGTTACTTAGAAACACGGAAACCGGACGGGAAAAGGAACTAGATCGATTAATCGAAGCGATCGCCTCAGCTAAGATCGAATTTTGGCAGTCATTGAGCCAGTGGTTGCGGATTCAGCTTCCAAACATCGACGAAATTGTCTTCGGTGGCGGAGTCGGTCGAATATTTGCCCAGGAAATAGTCGATCGCTTTGAAAATAAGTTGTCTAACGTACCTGGAGAAAATCATCAGGCAATATATATCAATGGTGGATTGATTTATCCAGAAGGTACGTCGATTCCTGTAGAGCTACAAGATAGATTTGCTGACGTGCAATGCCTGTGGGAGAAAGATATTCTGCCAATCGCTAAGTCTTATCACGGTAAGGATACTTTATAA
- the mobF gene encoding MobF family relaxase, which translates to MLTAKNCKASTAVQYFTDDYEQGQTRWFGKGASALGLKGEIDRESFEHICYGRSPDGTKYLGTKGDPDKRRAGTDFTFSAPKSVSLTALVGGDTRLEVAHRNAVEKTLALIESRYAQTRITKDKKVAEVKTGNIMVAQFDHIESRELDPHLHTHALVMNLTQAQSGKWYANDNDLIFQNKKHLGTIYQADLAAEVERLGYEIEPSPHGMFEIKGYKRENLVEFSKRRMQILAQCPSNSTWQTREDSWERTRKHKEHIASTELKARWQQEATDLGIEIVKAGVLTVAQSIRQSRRFANDSETTERFINDAIAHCLERSVDFSVEDIEKFVIAQRLPIDIAEIKPLCDARSDLIKLDRHYTTFRAQIQDEIGEPIQVEPLLDNVNESEAELDRQESVRVPTHGGGVKVPTHIVHSVTQILIR; encoded by the coding sequence ATGCTGACAGCAAAAAATTGTAAAGCTAGTACGGCGGTGCAGTATTTCACTGACGATTACGAGCAAGGGCAAACTCGATGGTTTGGTAAAGGTGCTTCTGCGCTCGGCTTAAAAGGTGAAATCGATCGAGAATCATTCGAGCATATTTGCTACGGTCGATCGCCCGATGGAACTAAATATCTTGGTACTAAAGGCGACCCCGACAAACGCCGCGCGGGGACGGATTTTACATTCTCAGCCCCGAAATCTGTGAGCCTAACTGCATTAGTCGGTGGGGATACTCGGTTGGAGGTCGCCCATCGCAACGCTGTCGAGAAAACTCTGGCACTAATCGAATCACGCTACGCACAAACCCGTATTACCAAAGATAAGAAAGTAGCAGAAGTTAAAACTGGCAACATCATGGTCGCCCAGTTTGACCACATCGAGAGCCGTGAGCTAGACCCGCACCTGCACACTCACGCTTTAGTGATGAATCTAACCCAAGCACAGAGCGGTAAATGGTATGCCAACGATAACGATCTAATTTTTCAGAATAAGAAACACTTAGGAACGATTTATCAGGCCGATCTTGCCGCCGAAGTAGAACGACTGGGCTATGAAATCGAACCTAGTCCTCACGGGATGTTTGAGATTAAGGGTTACAAGCGAGAGAATTTAGTCGAATTTAGCAAACGCCGGATGCAGATTCTCGCCCAGTGTCCAAGTAATAGCACTTGGCAGACGCGGGAGGATAGTTGGGAGCGTACCCGCAAGCATAAAGAACACATCGCCTCAACGGAGTTAAAAGCACGGTGGCAGCAGGAAGCGACGGATTTAGGCATTGAGATCGTCAAAGCCGGAGTGCTGACAGTTGCCCAGTCGATTCGGCAGAGCCGACGCTTCGCGAACGACTCAGAAACAACGGAGCGGTTCATCAATGATGCGATCGCTCACTGTTTGGAACGGAGTGTGGACTTTAGTGTGGAAGATATCGAGAAATTTGTCATCGCCCAACGATTACCGATCGATATTGCCGAGATTAAGCCACTTTGCGATGCTCGATCGGATTTAATTAAACTCGATCGGCACTACACCACTTTTAGGGCACAAATACAAGATGAAATTGGCGAGCCGATACAGGTTGAGCCGTTGCTAGATAATGTAAATGAAAGCGAAGCTGAATTAGATCGGCAAGAAAGTGTCAGGGTTCCTACTCATGGTGGCGGTGTAAAAGTTCCTACTCACATCGTCCACTCGGTCACTCAAATCCTTATCCGGTAA